One stretch of bacterium DNA includes these proteins:
- a CDS encoding energy transducer TonB, which produces MGHWTGLISIGAAMLAAGLAYAQAEGRPVVDPAEIDAMPEAPTVMARIAEIRQRVQEAVVYPPVARRRGVEGTTLIEFLIDAQGRASEISTVESSGSKALDAAAELGAQEAAPLPYVFGRLRIPVVFEINQFEARL; this is translated from the coding sequence TTGGGGCATTGGACGGGATTGATTTCGATCGGCGCCGCAATGCTTGCGGCGGGCCTGGCGTACGCCCAGGCGGAGGGCCGCCCGGTAGTGGACCCGGCTGAGATCGATGCGATGCCGGAAGCTCCGACCGTGATGGCGAGGATCGCGGAGATCCGGCAACGCGTACAGGAAGCGGTCGTCTACCCGCCCGTCGCTCGCCGCCGCGGGGTCGAGGGCACCACGCTCATCGAGTTCTTGATCGATGCGCAGGGTCGCGCCAGCGAAATCTCAACCGTTGAGAGTTCGGGAAGCAAAGCGCTCGATGCGGCTGCCGAGCTAGGTGCACAGGAGGCCGCCCCGCTGCCTTACGTCTTCGGCCGACTACGCATCCCGGTGGTGTTCGAGATCAACCAGTTCGAAGCGCGTCTCTGA
- a CDS encoding aminotransferase class V-fold PLP-dependent enzyme codes for MNALPPRLLLGPGPSNAHPRVLEAMSQPLVGHLDPLFLALMDEAQERLRRLFGTENALTLPLSATGSAGMEACLCNLLERGDDIVVGVAGVFGTRMAEVASRIGARVTRVDAEWGTALDTAAMRAEIERVRPRVVAFVHAETSTGVLQPVPEIASAAREVGAFVVLDCVTSLAGLPLELDAWGIDAAYSGTQKCLSCPPGLSPVSFSERAVNHIQGRATPVQSWYLDVSLLAGYYGGERVYHHTAPISAIFGLVEGLRIVEEEGLAARTARHREAQRVLVQRLGTLGFEPLVDEAVRLPPLTTLRLPDAVGDADEAGIRRRLLDEHGIEVGGGLGKLAGSVWRVGLMGENARPESVSRLEGALRAVLGSPGGTG; via the coding sequence ATGAACGCGCTTCCCCCTCGCCTGCTTCTCGGTCCTGGCCCTTCGAACGCGCATCCGCGCGTGCTCGAGGCGATGTCGCAACCGCTCGTCGGCCACCTCGATCCGCTCTTCCTGGCCTTGATGGACGAGGCCCAGGAGCGTCTACGGCGGTTGTTCGGAACCGAGAATGCGCTCACCCTTCCGCTTTCGGCCACCGGCAGTGCCGGAATGGAAGCTTGCCTGTGCAACCTGCTCGAGCGCGGAGACGACATCGTCGTCGGCGTGGCGGGTGTCTTCGGCACTCGAATGGCAGAAGTGGCGAGCCGGATTGGAGCCCGTGTGACACGGGTGGATGCCGAGTGGGGCACCGCCTTGGATACAGCCGCGATGCGGGCCGAGATCGAACGGGTGCGGCCGCGTGTCGTGGCCTTCGTTCACGCTGAGACATCGACGGGCGTGCTGCAGCCCGTTCCAGAAATCGCCAGCGCGGCCCGGGAGGTGGGCGCCTTCGTCGTCCTCGATTGTGTGACGTCGCTCGCCGGGCTTCCGCTCGAACTCGACGCTTGGGGCATCGATGCCGCGTACAGCGGAACCCAGAAGTGCCTCTCGTGCCCGCCCGGGCTCTCGCCGGTTTCGTTCAGCGAGCGTGCCGTGAACCACATCCAGGGCCGGGCGACGCCGGTGCAGAGCTGGTACCTGGATGTGTCCCTGCTGGCTGGGTACTACGGCGGCGAACGCGTCTACCATCACACCGCTCCGATCTCGGCGATCTTCGGCCTCGTCGAAGGCCTCCGAATCGTCGAAGAGGAAGGTCTGGCCGCTCGCACGGCACGACACCGGGAGGCCCAGCGTGTGCTCGTGCAGCGGCTCGGCACGCTTGGCTTCGAACCTCTGGTCGATGAAGCGGTGCGGCTACCGCCGCTCACGACGCTTCGTCTGCCCGACGCCGTAGGCGACGCTGACGAAGCGGGAATCCGCCGACGGCTCCTCGACGAGCATGGCATCGAGGTCGGAGGTGGGCTCGGGAAGCTGGCCGGCAGTGTCTGGAGGGTCGGTCTGATGGGCGAGAACGCCCGGCCGGAGAGCGTATCCAGGCTCGAGGGGGCCCTTCGCGCCGTCCTGGGCTCGCCGGGAGGCACCGGTTGA
- a CDS encoding deoxyguanosinetriphosphate triphosphohydrolase encodes MGARDVRAEPGGAGRARADPRPDRRCLSGRVGSVASRFEGGRVNPPNRLIATPLIATRQDREAEERERLAPFAQRSGDSRGRLHPEPEHPHRTAFARDRDRIVHCRAFRRLEYKTQVFVFHEGDHERNRLTHTLEGSQIARTLARGLRLHEDLAEAVVLAHDLGHTPFGHAGEKVLDGWMQKDGGFDHNRQTMRVVDWLEDRYPGFRGLNLTHETREGIAKHGCEWDHPVAVPELQQSPSLEAQVADQSDEIAYLNHDLDDGLRSGLLTLGQLEEVTLWAESRVHVETEYGKLEAPVVRAQVIVALVNRLVTDFLGASAARLAKNAPTTVEEVRKAPCLAGFSEEIESLKGQLKEFLSVHLYNHPEVVGRSQMAVEVIGTLVQAYRSDPVQLPAHVVARFPEEGEARAIADYIAGMTDRFALAEHEKLLESR; translated from the coding sequence ATGGGCGCTCGCGACGTTCGAGCCGAGCCCGGGGGCGCCGGCCGAGCCCGTGCCGACCCACGACCGGATCGACGATGCCTCTCGGGCCGAGTTGGGTCGGTTGCTTCGCGATTCGAGGGAGGAAGAGTGAACCCGCCGAATCGTCTCATCGCGACCCCTCTGATTGCAACCCGGCAGGATCGGGAGGCCGAGGAGCGCGAGCGGCTAGCGCCGTTCGCCCAGCGGAGTGGGGACTCCCGAGGCCGGCTGCATCCGGAGCCCGAGCACCCCCACCGCACCGCCTTCGCGCGGGATCGCGATCGCATCGTGCATTGCCGCGCCTTTCGGCGCCTCGAGTACAAGACCCAGGTGTTCGTGTTTCACGAGGGTGACCACGAACGCAACCGGCTCACGCACACACTGGAAGGCAGCCAGATCGCACGAACGTTGGCCCGAGGGTTGCGCTTGCACGAAGACCTGGCGGAGGCCGTGGTACTCGCCCATGACCTGGGGCACACGCCCTTCGGCCACGCCGGCGAGAAGGTGCTCGACGGCTGGATGCAGAAGGACGGCGGTTTCGATCACAACCGCCAGACGATGCGCGTCGTCGATTGGCTGGAGGATCGCTACCCGGGCTTTCGCGGCTTGAACCTGACGCACGAAACGAGGGAGGGCATCGCGAAACATGGTTGTGAATGGGACCACCCGGTGGCGGTCCCGGAGCTTCAGCAGAGCCCATCTCTCGAAGCCCAGGTCGCGGATCAATCCGACGAGATCGCCTACCTGAACCACGATCTCGACGACGGCCTCCGCTCGGGCCTGCTCACGCTGGGCCAGCTCGAAGAGGTAACGCTCTGGGCCGAGAGCCGTGTCCACGTGGAAACGGAGTACGGAAAACTCGAGGCGCCGGTCGTGCGGGCGCAGGTGATCGTGGCCCTGGTCAACCGCCTCGTGACTGATTTTCTGGGAGCCTCGGCGGCCCGATTGGCCAAGAACGCGCCCACCACGGTCGAAGAGGTCCGGAAGGCCCCCTGCCTGGCTGGTTTTTCGGAGGAAATCGAGTCACTTAAGGGACAATTGAAGGAATTCCTTTCAGTCCATCTGTACAACCACCCCGAAGTCGTGGGTCGAAGCCAGATGGCCGTTGAGGTCATCGGGACCCTCGTCCAGGCGTATCGGAGCGATCCTGTGCAACTTCCGGCCCACGTGGTGGCGCGATTCCCCGAGGAAGGCGAAGCTCGCGCGATAGCTGACTACATCGCGGGCATGACCGATCGGTTTGCGCTCGCGGAACACGAAAAACTGCTGGAATCCCGATGA